The window ATATACTCGCCTGAAGAAAAAGGTAAAAAGAGTGGAGAAGGAACTTAGCCTTTTAGAAACGATAGTTAAAAAAGTTGATGAAATAGAAGAGTCCAAAGAAGCTCTGGCTAAGAAATTAGATGTCATTCAGAGCTTGCTGGGAAATCGATTGGTCTATCCCCAACTATTTGAGGATTTAGCAAGGATAGTTCCTTCCCGAGTATGGTTAACTTCCTTACTGACTAAAAGTGAGCCTGACTTCTTAACTATTACCATTGAGGCTTCAGCTGTAGATAATTATGCAATTGTTGACTTTATTACTAAATTGAGTAAGGCTAAGAATTTTTCTAAAGTTGAACTGAGCAATATAACTACCAGAAAAGGGAAAGAAGAAGTAGCAATAAAAAATTTCGGCGCAACCTGCGAATACAGGTAACCCCATTTTCTAATAAGTGAGATAATAAGATGACAAAACAACAGAAGGTATTGTTGGGTATTCTGGGAGTCTTAGTTTTTTTTATATTCTATAAATATCTCTATGGTCCGCTGGGGCTTAAGTTAAAAAAGGTCAAGAATGAGTTGGCCACAAAGCAATCAAAACTTACACTCGCCAGAGCAAGAACAGGTCGTCTGGAGCAGCTAAAAACTGATTATGAACTGCTCAGAGTTAAGGTGGCAGAAGCAGAAAAAAAGTTACCCAGAGAGAAGGAAATTCCTCGCCTGCTGCGAGATATAACCAGTGCTGGACGGAAGTTTAAGATTGATATTTCTGATTTCCGGCCGCGAGCAGAAAAACAGCAGGAATATTACATATCCCACCCTTTTCTAATAACTCTGGATACTAACTACCATAATTTGGCGGACTTTCTGGCTGAAATAGGTCAATATGAGAGAATTTTTCATATTAAAAATTTAAGCGTAACACCAATATTGGAAGATGAAAAAAAACTGAAAGGCATTTCCACGGATTTTCAACTATATACCTACACCTTTAAAGAAAAAAAGGAAGAAGAAGAAAAAGTAAAAAGTAAATGAATAGTAAAATTGTTCTAATTATTTTTATCCTGATTCTCCTGGGGCTCAATGGCTGTCCTAAAAAAAAGGCCAGGCCGGTTTCCAGAGAACCTATAAAAGAGAAAGAGATTGTCACGGCTAAAAAAACAGAGGAGAAAAGGCAAGTCAGGTATACATATGGCGGTAAGAAGTATAAGGACCCATTTGCTCCTCCTGAAGACATGGGAGGAGGAATTGAAAGGGTTGGTAAAGGTGTAGAAATTGACCTGAGTAGATTGAAATTAACAGGAATTATGATTTCTCCTTCAGCTAAGGATAACTATGCCCTTATTGATGCTGGCGGAGGAAGAGGATATGTAGTTAAAGGTGGAAAGCTAATAGATAATTACAATAGGGTTGTAGATGGTGTGGTGGCCATAGTGAGAAAAGATAAGGTAATTCTAATTACCCGTAATAATGTCATTCGAGAGCTTAAATTGAAAACTGAAAAATGAGAATTAAAAGAGGAGAATATCGAATGAGAAAACTACTTTTTCCCAAGATAGTATTTATTTTAGTGTTAGGATTGGTCTGTTTTGTAAATGTTGGACCAGTTGCCCGGGAGGGGAACCCTGTACCCGAGTGGGAAGAGTTGACTAATGTGAAAGTTCAGAAGATCAGTGAAACTAAATCGAACATCATAATTACCACTACGGGACCCATAAAATACCACTGTTTCAAGATTACTAATCCGCCAAGGTTGGTAGTGGAGATGACTAATACAGTTCACAACTGGAAGCAGAAAGAGTTGGAAGTAGACAATTTCTTACTTAAGAGAATCCGTTCCGGTCAGTATCAGAATGAACCTATTAAAATAACTCGCGTAGTTCTCGATTTACAGAGGCCGGTTGATTATGAGTCTACTGCCACTGAGAAACAGATTATCCTGACTATTTTTGGTAAAGGAACCATAGAAAAGGTAGAAAAAGAAGTGCCGAAAATAATAAAAGTAGAAAGGGAGAAAAGGCCAAAGATAACAAAGAAAAAAATAATAAGGGAAGAAGGAATTGCACCAAACATTCAAGATGAAGAGCATAAAAGGTTAGTAGAGAAGATAAAAAAAGAAGAGAGAAGGCCGGCTAAGATAGCAATAGAAGAGAAGAAAAGACCAGTGGCGATAGGAGAGTTAATGGGTCCAATCAGCCAGGAGCCAGTGAGTTTAGATTTTGTTGACGCTGACATATCACAAGTAATTCGCTTCTTTGCCTTGAAGACGAAGATGAATTTTGTCCTGGCTGAAGACGTTGAAGGGGAGGTCACCATCCACTTACACAGCATACCTTTCGATGAAGCACTAAGAACTGTTCTGGATCAAAAAGGACTGATAGGAATTCAACATTCTGAAAATGTTATCAAGGTTGTAAACAAGAGCAAAATGCCCACTTATAGAAAGACATTTTCGCTGCAGAATAGAAATGCTTCAGAGGTCAAAGATACCATTGATACGTCATTAACAGAAGAAGAAAAGAAGTATACCACTGTTGGTGTATCTGATGTTACTAACGCCTTAATTATAACTTCCACTTCCGAGGGTATAGAGAAGCTTTCCCAGCTCATTGAGGAATTGGACATCAAGATGCCTCAGATCAGAATTACGGCAAGGATTATGGAAGTAGATATCAGTAAAGGTGTAGATCTAGGAATAGATTGGACAATGACTAAAACCTTTACTGGCAGTGCTACATTCGGTGATACAACGGTGACTGGAAATGTAGAAGATATGGCTGCACCTTTTAGTTATGGAACGCCAGCAACCTTAAATATAGCTACAATAATGAGCGGAGCAGATCTTGCGCTCACTTTAAAGGCTCTGGTAAAAAAGGCCGAAACAAAGACATTGTCTAATCCCACCCTGGTGGTGGAGAACAACCGTCCAGCGCACATCCATGTGGGCGATTCGTTACCTTATAAGGAAACTATAGTTACCGCGGCGGGAGTCACCGAGACCACGAAGCAACTGGAAATCGGAACTACTCTCGATGTTACTCCTACAGTTAGCCCTACGGGTAATCAGATAAGTATGGATGTTAACGTAGCAGTGAAAGACTTTGTGGGTTTTACTGCGGCGGGACCACAAACCACAGACCGGGAGGCGACGACAAAAGTCACAATAAGAGAAGGACAGACAGTGGTGGTTGGTGGATTGGTTAGTGAGACGGAAAAGGGCACGACATACCAGGTACCAATTTTAGGCGATATTCCCATTTTAGGTTACTTGTTTAAGAAGAAAGAAACACACAAGCGGACATTGGAACTTCTGATTTTCTTAACTCCCCATGTCATGCGCCACTAAAAAAGGTGACAGGTACTTTTTTCAAGGAGAGAGAGGATAGCGAGTTACAAATATATATACCAAAAAAGTTATCTATGCAATTTTGTGCCTGATTCTTATATTTTCCCCTCTCGCTCGTGCGAGTATGGATATTTGGACGCTGACTCTTGTCTATCTCTTCTCTCTTTTTGCTCTCCTCCTGTATAGTATCCTCCTAGTATGGTTTCCTCCAGCTACTTCAGAATCACAGACTTCCTTCCGCGTTCAGCTTAAGAGGCTTTCTTTTCCTCTGGTCCTCTTTTTGAGCATGGCTTACATCTCCTTTCTCTTTTCCACTAACAGATTCAATAGCAGAAACGAAATCTTCAATTTGCTCAATTATTTTTTTCTGTTTTATTTAGTAACTACTATAATAAAAAAGAAAAAGAGACAGAATTTAATTCGTTTAGTATTATTAGTAGGCATCTTTCTCTCGATAACCGGAATATACCAATTCATTAGAGGGAATGTAGCGGCCGGGACAATGGTTAATCCCAATATTTTGGCCGGATATTTAACAATGGTAATTCCATTTACGACAGGACTGATTCTCTCCTTGTCAAATTCGATTAACAGAGAATTCATCAAATCCCACCTTTTTTATTTAGTTGGTTGGTTATTAATGGTTGCTTGCTTATTCCTGACGAAATCCCCGGGAGGGATTATAGGAGTAATTTTGGGAATTTGTGTAATTCTCTATTTCAAGCATGGGAAGCAAATTTTTATTAAATTTCGATATATATTTATCGCTATAGCTGTAGTTATCGTAATTCTGCTACTTTTTAAACTCAGACAATTACAGGTTTATAATCGCCTCCTTTGCTGGTGGGGAGCATTGAGAATGGTTTACCAACGTCCTCTAATAGGGGTTGGCCTTGGTGGGTTCGAAACCGCCTATGCCAGGTATAAACTAACAGGCTTAAATCCATTATATGCTTATAACTATTTCTTGCAACTTGCAGCAGAGATGGGAGTTGTAGGATTGGGTGTTTTCCTCTGGTTCCTGTTTATGGTTGGGAAGCATATTAAATTTTTATCTAAGGGTTTCAAGTTCTTTTCTTTTGAAGTCGGGGTATTGGGAAGTATTGTTGCCATATTGTTTCATAATCTTACCGATTATAACCTGTGTATTCCGGCAAATGCAATACTTTTCTGGGTTTTCTTGGGGCTATTAATTACTGGCCCAGGATTTCTGGAGTCCACCCGAAAGGGAGGAAACTCGGCAGTCCCCAGGCACCGATTGGGGAAGATTAATAAACTACTACTTACCGGAGCAATTACTTTTTCCATTCTTGGAGTGGGGGTAGGGCTTACCAGACTATCTCTGGCAAATCGCCATTACCAGTTGGGTAAGCATCTTTTTGAGATTAGAAAGTTAGAGAATTTAGTGAAAGTAGAAGGGGTGAACTTAGAGAAGGCAGAATTTGAATATGGACGAGCGATCGAGTTGGACTCCTTGAATTCCTGGTATCATCACGGACTTGCAGGGGTATATTTAGCCAGATACTGGAGAGAAGGATATTCGAGCTATTTGGATGAAGCAATAATTGAGTTGAGAGAAGCGGTTGAGCGGATGCCTTATTATGGACCGTTTTACGCTAATCTCTCCTATGTGTATGAGTTAAAGAAAGATTACAAGAAGGCTATTCTTTACATGGAATCTGCCATAGCCTGCGACAGGCAAAATGGTGATTACTGGCAAAGAATAAGCGAATTGGTGGGAAGAATGCAAACCAGGATAGATGTTGAGAATAATTAATTTAGGTTTAATATTTATCTTTCTATATATTCCTTGGTTTAATGGTGGAGAAAAGATATTTCCCCGCTCATTAATCCAGGCAATAATTCTCATTTTATCAATTCTCTACTTAGCAAAAAGGAAAAATTTTAACTCTCTTTGGACGAAACTTTACATCTCGCCTTCACTCCATTTTCCAGTCTGTCTTATTCTATTCTTTTCCTTCTTTTCAGTAGTTAATTCCACATATTTACACAATTCCCTTCTCTCTTTTATAAAAATAGTTACTTTTGTTCTCTTCTATTTTCTCTTAGTAGAACATTTAACAGATAGAGACATATTGAGAGGAAATTATCTATTTAAAATAATTTTCGTTTCCGCTTCAATTCTTGCAGTCACTGGTCTATTCCAGTCTTTCTTTCATTTAGAAATTAAAGCAACTCTTCCCACTCCTGACTTTTTAGCCGGTTACCTGACAGTGGGAATAACCCTGGGAATAACTGAACTACTGACTTTTAGAAAGTGGAGTGGTCCAAATAACGTTAATGTAAACATTAAGAATATAATTAGCCAACATAGAGTTCCCTTTATCATTTATCTTATAACTACACTTATAATGTTTATATGCTTAGTTTTGACTCGCTCGTTAAGCGGAGTACTTGCTCTTTTAGCTGCAATCATATTTATAACTATTTTTCTATACAAGAAGAGGGCAGCATATATAATCTTTACTCTCATAGGAATATTTCTAATCTTTCCTTCTACGATGAAAGTTTTTCAATTGTTGGGAGGGGAAACTCTGAAAGAGTTCTTCCTCCAGAGATTGGGAATTTGGAGTCGATGTGTGGAAGTAATCTCAGCACATCCGTTCCTGGGAGTAGGCCCGGGAAACTTTGGCAATTTTCGGATTGCTTCTGGCTATGGCACTTATACAAAATTTGCCTACAATGAGTATTTACAGATAGGTGCTGAACTGGGAATGATTGTAGTATTTCTCGTATGTTCCATTTTTTACATAATGGTGAAGGGAGTAAAGAAATTATTAAAGAATAATCTCTCTCTTAAATCTCAAGCTGAGGTGGTTTCTGCCTCGGCAGGCGCTTTAGCAGTATTAACCCAGGGCCTATTTTATTTCAATCTCCACCTTCCGGCAATAACCTGTATTTTACTCTTTTTTATAACAAAGATTATGGTTGATAATCATAATCTATTTCTATCCCGGATTTCCCCTGACGAAAAGCTCGGTT is drawn from bacterium and contains these coding sequences:
- a CDS encoding PilN domain-containing protein; protein product: MIKINLLPKEVEKKVALREKKLLLSIIVLLVVGGFLGLYFLKVGQYTRLKKKVKRVEKELSLLETIVKKVDEIEESKEALAKKLDVIQSLLGNRLVYPQLFEDLARIVPSRVWLTSLLTKSEPDFLTITIEASAVDNYAIVDFITKLSKAKNFSKVELSNITTRKGKEEVAIKNFGATCEYR
- the pilO gene encoding type 4a pilus biogenesis protein PilO; this translates as MTKQQKVLLGILGVLVFFIFYKYLYGPLGLKLKKVKNELATKQSKLTLARARTGRLEQLKTDYELLRVKVAEAEKKLPREKEIPRLLRDITSAGRKFKIDISDFRPRAEKQQEYYISHPFLITLDTNYHNLADFLAEIGQYERIFHIKNLSVTPILEDEKKLKGISTDFQLYTYTFKEKKEEEEKVKSK
- a CDS encoding AMIN domain-containing protein — translated: MRKLLFPKIVFILVLGLVCFVNVGPVAREGNPVPEWEELTNVKVQKISETKSNIIITTTGPIKYHCFKITNPPRLVVEMTNTVHNWKQKELEVDNFLLKRIRSGQYQNEPIKITRVVLDLQRPVDYESTATEKQIILTIFGKGTIEKVEKEVPKIIKVEREKRPKITKKKIIREEGIAPNIQDEEHKRLVEKIKKEERRPAKIAIEEKKRPVAIGELMGPISQEPVSLDFVDADISQVIRFFALKTKMNFVLAEDVEGEVTIHLHSIPFDEALRTVLDQKGLIGIQHSENVIKVVNKSKMPTYRKTFSLQNRNASEVKDTIDTSLTEEEKKYTTVGVSDVTNALIITSTSEGIEKLSQLIEELDIKMPQIRITARIMEVDISKGVDLGIDWTMTKTFTGSATFGDTTVTGNVEDMAAPFSYGTPATLNIATIMSGADLALTLKALVKKAETKTLSNPTLVVENNRPAHIHVGDSLPYKETIVTAAGVTETTKQLEIGTTLDVTPTVSPTGNQISMDVNVAVKDFVGFTAAGPQTTDREATTKVTIREGQTVVVGGLVSETEKGTTYQVPILGDIPILGYLFKKKETHKRTLELLIFLTPHVMRH
- a CDS encoding O-antigen ligase family protein codes for the protein MDIWTLTLVYLFSLFALLLYSILLVWFPPATSESQTSFRVQLKRLSFPLVLFLSMAYISFLFSTNRFNSRNEIFNLLNYFFLFYLVTTIIKKKKRQNLIRLVLLVGIFLSITGIYQFIRGNVAAGTMVNPNILAGYLTMVIPFTTGLILSLSNSINREFIKSHLFYLVGWLLMVACLFLTKSPGGIIGVILGICVILYFKHGKQIFIKFRYIFIAIAVVIVILLLFKLRQLQVYNRLLCWWGALRMVYQRPLIGVGLGGFETAYARYKLTGLNPLYAYNYFLQLAAEMGVVGLGVFLWFLFMVGKHIKFLSKGFKFFSFEVGVLGSIVAILFHNLTDYNLCIPANAILFWVFLGLLITGPGFLESTRKGGNSAVPRHRLGKINKLLLTGAITFSILGVGVGLTRLSLANRHYQLGKHLFEIRKLENLVKVEGVNLEKAEFEYGRAIELDSLNSWYHHGLAGVYLARYWREGYSSYLDEAIIELREAVERMPYYGPFYANLSYVYELKKDYKKAILYMESAIACDRQNGDYWQRISELVGRMQTRIDVENN
- a CDS encoding tetratricopeptide repeat protein — its product is MLRIINLGLIFIFLYIPWFNGGEKIFPRSLIQAIILILSILYLAKRKNFNSLWTKLYISPSLHFPVCLILFFSFFSVVNSTYLHNSLLSFIKIVTFVLFYFLLVEHLTDRDILRGNYLFKIIFVSASILAVTGLFQSFFHLEIKATLPTPDFLAGYLTVGITLGITELLTFRKWSGPNNVNVNIKNIISQHRVPFIIYLITTLIMFICLVLTRSLSGVLALLAAIIFITIFLYKKRAAYIIFTLIGIFLIFPSTMKVFQLLGGETLKEFFLQRLGIWSRCVEVISAHPFLGVGPGNFGNFRIASGYGTYTKFAYNEYLQIGAELGMIVVFLVCSIFYIMVKGVKKLLKNNLSLKSQAEVVSASAGALAVLTQGLFYFNLHLPAITCILLFFITKIMVDNHNLFLSRISPDEKLGSLSDLQAPGWLRVTSISFLSILFLLVSVIYLGNHYAYKGEYRKAVKLVPLNAEYHKELADYYRKEEKQDRAISIYGKVIKLHPQEADYHDQLGRIYYRLKDTVSALKEFKLAVKHNPYNPFFRFALGSYYLDRWEFKKAKIEYQKAVDIEPYYLLAHLRLGESQLGLKEIARAKEEFYKVLKLKGLLPQLVFSGKDYENRLFEFDYSRVYVGLGRCWMEEGNIIQAIAEYRKALKLNRYSAAAHSGLADVYFIQKRYDLATDEIKKAIKLAPQNEAYRMNLNLIEEAISGVELPSE